In one Candidatus Lokiarchaeota archaeon genomic region, the following are encoded:
- a CDS encoding FAD-dependent oxidoreductase produces the protein MVSDNSNDNSPKSKPTDVAIIGAGMGGISAALALAEGGHHAHLIERTVNIGGAYVAIYKIFPALECSACVMTPLTSFVGKHPNITIHALSEVKKVEGEAGDFTVTVHKKARYVDEDKCTGCGLCIKSCPVEVPNEYDGGLSLRKAIYMNFPQQIPLVATIDKDACIGCGTCAGVCPQDCIIYDDEDKEYDLNVGSIINAAGFQEYDPTDYAEYGYGVFPNVVTTLEYDRQTHPTGPTDAHMVRPSDGKEPESIMFINCVGSRDVRENIEGYSDHCNRVCCSFGLKLAQVTRMHYPEDHCDIYYSYMDLRTCGKALEEFLWDSQHNQGIDFIRGRVAEINEDPDTNDLMVKIEDTETGEIKEMTMEMVVLNSSFRPAEGHEELAEILDIELEPTGWVKEKNPSSAALETTRPGIFMAGTIHGPKDGTDTVNEGKGAAMAAQSILPVPEPEPQEEIPPIEVGDEPRVGVFICHCGGIIGDVIDSPALADWAGDLPNVVYSTDYIFMCSDPGQELITEAIKEHDLNRVVVGSCSPLQHEDTFRSALEAAGLSGYYLVGPVGLREQLTLVNANDPPEVRQEKAQDMIRSGVAKAVNNEDVPIETVEVTPVCMVVGGGVSGMTAALDVARKGFDVILVEKNEELGGRLNDLYRLFPEMVEAQEIVDDLKARVEKEDKIEVILNSKPVARDGTYGNYEITLENQKTGERNMHVIGSMVIAVGTDTYEPEDGEYGWEESPAVITTLDLEQKLKNGEIKEPPKNPVFIHCVGSRQSPGEGNRYCSRVCCSAVIAMQNELKEMFPDLRVFSAYKEHIRPFANGMEEMWRVNRQKGVSYLRWVRENPPQVEPTEDGEGAIVTVYDTLSQKTLKIKSDMVVLAVGLEAPHDVNELVKAIGITRGADGFLREMHMKFKPVETNVPGVFLGVTYAKNVADSINQARGAASAACAPLNLGTVEIELLVAEVDQDLCVGCDLCNYSEICPYDAVSMVEVEPGVKKSVTDELRCEGCGACCAICPTGARDLRWWREESFLQQIEEMLRE, from the coding sequence ATGGTCAGCGACAATAGCAACGACAACTCTCCCAAGTCCAAACCAACCGATGTAGCCATTATTGGTGCCGGAATGGGCGGTATCAGCGCCGCTCTCGCTCTTGCGGAAGGTGGTCACCATGCCCACCTTATCGAGCGTACGGTCAATATTGGTGGAGCCTATGTGGCAATCTACAAGATCTTTCCCGCATTGGAATGCTCTGCATGTGTTATGACTCCGCTCACATCGTTTGTTGGAAAGCATCCGAATATCACTATTCATGCTTTATCTGAAGTCAAAAAGGTGGAAGGAGAAGCAGGAGATTTCACTGTTACAGTGCACAAGAAAGCCCGTTATGTTGACGAGGATAAATGTACCGGGTGTGGTCTCTGTATCAAATCGTGTCCTGTAGAAGTTCCAAACGAATATGATGGTGGTCTTTCGCTCCGAAAAGCCATATACATGAACTTCCCTCAACAGATTCCACTTGTTGCAACAATCGACAAGGACGCCTGTATTGGATGCGGGACATGCGCAGGAGTTTGCCCTCAAGACTGTATCATCTACGATGACGAGGACAAGGAATATGATTTGAATGTGGGGTCAATCATTAATGCAGCTGGTTTTCAGGAATATGATCCCACTGATTATGCAGAGTACGGATATGGTGTATTTCCAAATGTTGTCACAACCCTAGAATATGACAGACAAACCCATCCAACAGGACCCACAGACGCGCACATGGTAAGACCTTCGGATGGTAAGGAACCAGAATCCATTATGTTCATCAATTGTGTCGGCTCTCGAGATGTACGAGAGAACATTGAGGGGTACAGTGACCACTGTAACCGGGTTTGCTGTTCGTTCGGATTGAAGCTTGCCCAAGTTACGCGAATGCACTACCCCGAAGATCATTGCGACATTTACTACTCCTACATGGATCTTAGAACCTGTGGAAAAGCGCTTGAGGAGTTCTTGTGGGATAGTCAGCACAATCAAGGCATCGATTTCATCCGAGGGCGGGTAGCCGAAATCAATGAAGACCCAGATACCAATGACCTGATGGTCAAGATTGAGGATACCGAAACTGGAGAAATCAAAGAAATGACCATGGAAATGGTTGTCTTAAATTCCAGTTTCAGACCTGCGGAGGGACACGAGGAGCTTGCAGAGATTCTGGATATCGAACTTGAGCCAACAGGTTGGGTCAAAGAGAAGAATCCAAGTTCTGCTGCACTTGAAACTACTCGACCAGGTATTTTCATGGCAGGAACAATTCATGGCCCGAAGGACGGTACGGATACAGTAAACGAAGGCAAAGGAGCCGCGATGGCTGCACAGTCCATATTGCCAGTACCCGAACCAGAGCCACAGGAGGAGATACCCCCAATTGAAGTGGGTGATGAGCCACGAGTGGGCGTTTTCATATGCCATTGTGGAGGAATCATTGGTGATGTGATTGATTCTCCTGCATTGGCGGATTGGGCTGGTGATTTGCCAAACGTCGTGTATAGCACCGACTATATCTTCATGTGCAGTGATCCAGGTCAGGAGCTCATTACCGAAGCTATCAAAGAGCATGATCTCAACAGAGTTGTAGTTGGTTCATGTTCGCCATTACAGCACGAGGATACATTCAGATCAGCACTCGAAGCTGCGGGATTATCGGGATACTACTTGGTAGGTCCTGTAGGACTGCGGGAACAGCTAACACTCGTCAATGCTAATGATCCGCCCGAAGTTCGGCAGGAAAAAGCCCAGGATATGATTAGAAGCGGTGTGGCGAAGGCTGTCAACAATGAAGATGTTCCTATCGAAACCGTTGAAGTGACACCCGTTTGTATGGTTGTGGGTGGTGGAGTTTCCGGAATGACAGCCGCACTCGATGTTGCTCGAAAAGGTTTCGATGTCATCCTAGTAGAGAAGAATGAAGAGCTAGGCGGCAGACTCAACGATCTATACAGACTCTTTCCGGAGATGGTCGAAGCTCAGGAAATCGTAGATGATTTGAAAGCAAGGGTGGAAAAGGAAGACAAAATCGAGGTTATTCTCAATTCCAAACCGGTAGCTCGAGATGGTACATACGGAAATTACGAAATTACGCTCGAGAATCAGAAGACCGGTGAAAGAAACATGCACGTGATAGGCTCCATGGTAATTGCTGTTGGAACAGATACCTATGAGCCCGAAGATGGTGAATATGGATGGGAAGAGTCCCCAGCCGTGATAACCACACTTGACTTGGAACAGAAGCTAAAGAATGGAGAAATCAAAGAACCCCCCAAGAACCCGGTGTTCATTCACTGTGTTGGATCGAGACAGAGTCCGGGTGAAGGAAACAGGTATTGTTCGAGAGTTTGTTGTTCAGCGGTCATAGCCATGCAAAATGAGCTGAAAGAGATGTTCCCCGACCTGAGGGTCTTCTCGGCCTATAAGGAGCACATCAGACCATTCGCTAACGGGATGGAAGAGATGTGGAGGGTGAACAGGCAAAAAGGTGTCAGTTACTTGCGATGGGTCAGAGAGAATCCGCCACAAGTCGAGCCAACTGAAGACGGTGAAGGTGCAATCGTTACTGTTTATGACACGTTATCACAGAAAACCCTGAAAATCAAATCAGACATGGTAGTTCTAGCTGTTGGTCTTGAAGCGCCTCACGATGTTAATGAGCTGGTGAAAGCAATAGGCATCACCCGTGGAGCCGACGGATTCCTTAGAGAGATGCACATGAAGTTCAAGCCTGTCGAGACCAACGTCCCGGGCGTATTCCTTGGTGTAACCTACGCGAAGAATGTTGCAGACTCAATTAACCAAGCGCGGGGAGCGGCAAGCGCAGCCTGTGCTCCGTTGAATCTGGGTACCGTCGAGATAGAACTGTTGGTTGCAGAAGTCGACCAAGATCTCTGTGTTGGTTGTGATTTGTGTAACTACTCCGAAATATGCCCATACGATGCGGTCTCGATGGTCGAAGTGGAGCCAGGGGTTAAGAAGAGCGTCACGGATGAATTACGTTGTGAAGGGTGTGGTGCATGTTGTGCCATATGTCCAACAGGTGCACGGGATCTCAGATGGTGGCGAGAGGAGAGCTTCCTACAACAGATTGAAGAAATGCTCAGGGAGTGA
- a CDS encoding hydrogenase: MRYIKMTTANTYKFLENLKDEATLYAPTKISEQFYDFTEIDDVDDVEFHYNRTIRPPRRFFYPEEETMFRFDTDKVELYENTPREGRFVIFGVHACDVVGLRILDAEFIDEQPDPYYKMRRDNGIIIGLSCLPDEYCFCNVRRTEFVDKGFDLFFHEVADGYLVRVGTVQGHKLLDPYPELVGEVTQEDIDYMEDFEEKRSSMYTLQGNWDSLRYFLEMRLDHPMYERESEKCLGCGNCTLTCPTCRCYDVKDVPSIDGKTGERIRFWDSCQFRSHGLVAGPHNFRPTKESRFKNRYQCKNAYCEEVTTAYCVGCGRCTYFCPAEINFKRNLMEIGGYQGVGD, from the coding sequence TTGAGATACATCAAAATGACAACTGCAAACACTTACAAATTCCTTGAAAACCTCAAGGATGAAGCAACACTCTACGCCCCCACTAAAATTTCTGAACAGTTCTATGATTTCACAGAAATCGACGATGTTGACGATGTGGAGTTCCATTACAATCGAACGATACGACCGCCCCGTAGATTCTTCTACCCTGAAGAAGAAACAATGTTTCGCTTTGATACAGACAAAGTTGAACTCTATGAGAACACGCCCCGGGAAGGGCGATTCGTAATTTTTGGCGTGCATGCATGTGACGTTGTGGGTTTGCGTATTCTGGATGCCGAATTCATTGATGAGCAGCCAGATCCCTACTACAAGATGAGACGCGACAACGGAATCATCATCGGTCTCTCTTGCTTGCCTGATGAATACTGTTTTTGCAATGTTCGCAGGACAGAGTTTGTTGACAAAGGGTTCGATTTGTTTTTCCATGAGGTAGCAGATGGGTATCTGGTTCGTGTTGGGACCGTCCAAGGCCACAAGCTCTTGGATCCATATCCAGAATTGGTCGGTGAGGTAACGCAGGAAGACATCGACTATATGGAAGATTTCGAAGAGAAACGAAGCTCCATGTATACTTTACAGGGCAATTGGGACTCTCTCAGATACTTCCTTGAGATGCGGCTAGATCATCCCATGTACGAACGGGAAAGCGAGAAGTGCCTGGGTTGTGGAAACTGCACTCTTACTTGTCCTACCTGCAGGTGCTATGATGTGAAAGATGTGCCAAGTATTGATGGCAAGACTGGAGAACGTATCCGCTTCTGGGATTCCTGTCAGTTTCGGTCGCATGGCCTTGTGGCTGGACCGCATAATTTCCGCCCTACAAAGGAGTCCCGATTCAAGAACAGGTATCAGTGTAAGAACGCGTATTGTGAGGAAGTAACGACGGCTTACTGTGTAGGATGTGGACGATGTACCTACTTTTGCCCAGCGGAAATCAATTTTAAGCGTAATTTGATGGAAATAGGCGGGTATCAGGGGGTTGGTGACTAA
- a CDS encoding cytochrome-c3 hydrogenase subunit gamma (catalyzes the oxidation/reduction of cytochrome-c3), whose product MTSEQENVYDTSKCRLLRTYDLSEVDKLFLFRFEDPEKAQNFRFKPGQFVEVSLLGLGEVPISICSSARRVGFFELCIRNAGRVTSAIHHLNPGTLVGIRGPYGNGFPMEKFHDRDLLLVAAGLGMAPLRSVFLYALDNRWLFGDITIINSAKYANGLLFQKELEAMKDIATAENISIVQTVTRDPDFDGLHGRVNTHFDKVNVDPENCTVAMCGPPPMYKGMFEECIERGYDPRYIFVTLERKMKCGVGKCGHCNVGTATSWKYICKDGPVFGYYDVLDIPGLI is encoded by the coding sequence ATGACGAGCGAACAAGAAAATGTATATGATACGTCGAAATGCCGACTGCTAAGAACATATGACCTGTCTGAAGTGGACAAATTATTCCTGTTCAGGTTCGAAGATCCTGAGAAAGCACAGAACTTCCGATTCAAGCCAGGGCAGTTCGTTGAGGTATCACTTCTCGGTCTTGGTGAGGTACCAATCTCGATATGTTCATCTGCTCGACGGGTAGGGTTCTTTGAACTATGTATTCGCAATGCTGGAAGGGTAACCTCTGCCATTCATCATCTCAACCCCGGAACGCTGGTTGGTATTCGAGGGCCGTATGGAAACGGTTTCCCGATGGAAAAATTCCACGATCGCGACCTTCTTTTGGTTGCTGCGGGATTGGGAATGGCTCCCTTGAGATCAGTATTTCTTTATGCTCTTGATAACCGTTGGTTGTTTGGCGATATCACCATCATCAACAGTGCGAAGTATGCGAACGGTCTTTTGTTCCAGAAAGAACTTGAGGCTATGAAGGATATCGCTACCGCCGAGAATATTTCGATAGTCCAGACGGTTACTCGAGACCCAGATTTTGATGGTTTGCACGGTAGGGTGAATACGCACTTTGACAAAGTCAACGTTGACCCTGAAAACTGTACTGTGGCAATGTGTGGCCCTCCGCCAATGTACAAAGGCATGTTTGAGGAATGCATCGAACGGGGGTATGATCCGCGCTACATCTTTGTCACTCTTGAACGCAAGATGAAATGTGGTGTTGGCAAATGTGGCCATTGTAATGTTGGAACAGCTACGTCATGGAAATACATCTGTAAAGATGGACCGGTTTTCGGTTATTACGACGTGTTGGACATACCAGGACTGATATGA
- a CDS encoding sulfhydrogenase 1 subunit delta has translation MTTIRPEQLAIVEDCRGDDCKPRVGVYALTSCYGCQLKLATVERILDIAKAVNIESFYMLSSNSTIPADVDVAFVEGSVSTEKDLEELFEVRKHSRILVALGACAVNGGVQSWVEGEMDYDQLYADVYGDETIDMQGRQATPISDHVDVDYYLPGCPPEEDEIMYFISSFLFGTFPEPKDYPVCAECRLAGNPCILIEHGEPCLGPVTTAGCKARCISFGVPCIGCRGPVPHDNAWFDSLALTFQQKGLDEEVVRDRMRIFGAHNSHLEKMLNKVYGSENE, from the coding sequence ATGACAACGATAAGACCAGAACAGCTAGCAATAGTTGAAGACTGTCGTGGGGATGACTGCAAGCCCCGAGTTGGCGTGTATGCCCTCACGTCGTGCTACGGATGTCAGCTCAAACTGGCAACTGTTGAACGGATATTGGATATAGCCAAAGCTGTTAACATAGAGAGCTTCTACATGCTCTCGAGTAATAGCACAATTCCTGCCGATGTTGACGTAGCTTTTGTTGAAGGCTCAGTTTCAACAGAAAAAGACTTGGAGGAACTTTTCGAAGTCAGAAAGCATTCGAGGATTCTTGTGGCATTGGGTGCTTGCGCAGTCAATGGTGGTGTCCAGAGCTGGGTTGAAGGTGAAATGGATTACGATCAGCTCTATGCAGATGTCTACGGAGACGAGACTATTGATATGCAGGGGCGCCAAGCCACACCGATTTCCGACCATGTGGATGTTGACTACTATCTCCCCGGTTGTCCACCAGAAGAAGACGAAATCATGTACTTCATTTCGAGCTTCCTGTTCGGCACGTTTCCAGAACCAAAGGACTATCCTGTTTGCGCAGAGTGCAGATTGGCTGGAAATCCTTGTATTCTAATTGAACATGGGGAACCATGCCTTGGGCCAGTAACAACTGCCGGGTGCAAGGCCAGATGCATTTCGTTCGGCGTTCCATGCATTGGTTGTAGAGGACCAGTGCCACATGACAATGCTTGGTTCGATTCACTAGCACTTACTTTCCAGCAGAAGGGGCTGGATGAAGAAGTTGTACGGGATCGTATGAGGATTTTTGGTGCGCATAATTCTCACCTAGAGAAAATGCTGAACAAGGTTTACGGGAGTGAAAATGAATGA
- a CDS encoding Ni/Fe hydrogenase subunit alpha: MTREISIDHIARIEGKAGIEVTFDGSQVELVRINVFEGPRYFEAITKGKPVEEATAVFPRICSFCAAAHKVTALQAAENAIGLQPTEQTKLLRELLYIGDYIESHALHLFLLALPDFLGYPDGFSMAEDHPDVIDAGIALKDIGADIQTVIGSRYIHQENAIMGGFGKIPSKESLETLARRLKMLHGKAEEALEQLVSYPNWREVDAKRTHLALEPYDGSYTMIGDKVKSSDGGKFKSDAYQVRIAEEVVPYSFAKHGTYKSQPFMTGAISRFTLFGDRMNGRAGELADTYASHLDPKNPMSNNFAQSVELVHFVHRAEEIAKNIASNLKPYEKRIEPKVTKGGKGVAITEAPRGLLAYTIEVDKNARIVSADIITPTAMFLPMMEADLRRMSESLVSSGISEPNEIGNKLETIVRAYDPCVSCSVHVADIR, encoded by the coding sequence ATTACCCGCGAGATATCAATAGATCACATTGCCCGAATCGAAGGTAAGGCTGGAATCGAAGTTACCTTTGATGGTTCGCAGGTGGAACTGGTTAGAATCAATGTGTTTGAAGGTCCTCGGTATTTTGAAGCTATAACCAAGGGTAAGCCTGTCGAGGAAGCGACTGCAGTTTTTCCTCGAATCTGTTCATTCTGTGCTGCGGCACACAAGGTAACCGCTCTCCAAGCTGCGGAAAATGCTATCGGTTTACAACCTACTGAGCAAACCAAACTCCTTCGTGAATTGTTATACATTGGAGATTACATTGAAAGCCATGCTCTTCACCTGTTCCTTTTAGCATTGCCAGACTTCCTCGGATATCCTGACGGGTTCTCCATGGCTGAGGACCATCCAGACGTGATTGATGCTGGTATAGCTTTGAAGGACATTGGAGCAGACATACAGACTGTCATTGGATCTCGTTATATCCACCAAGAAAACGCGATAATGGGTGGGTTTGGGAAGATTCCGTCGAAGGAGTCTCTCGAAACACTAGCTAGACGTCTAAAGATGTTACATGGCAAAGCTGAGGAAGCCTTAGAACAACTTGTAAGCTACCCTAACTGGCGAGAAGTGGATGCAAAAAGAACGCATCTAGCACTTGAACCCTATGATGGTTCATATACCATGATTGGCGATAAAGTGAAATCAAGTGATGGCGGGAAATTCAAGTCTGACGCCTATCAGGTTCGAATTGCCGAAGAAGTGGTACCCTACTCATTTGCAAAACACGGAACGTACAAATCCCAGCCGTTCATGACTGGTGCGATTTCACGGTTCACCCTATTTGGTGATAGGATGAATGGTCGCGCAGGTGAACTTGCAGACACCTATGCATCTCACCTCGATCCAAAGAATCCGATGAGCAATAATTTTGCACAGTCTGTTGAGCTTGTGCATTTTGTTCATCGTGCAGAGGAGATTGCCAAGAACATAGCTAGCAATTTGAAACCATATGAAAAACGAATCGAACCAAAGGTGACCAAGGGTGGAAAAGGTGTTGCAATCACAGAAGCTCCAAGGGGGCTGCTCGCTTACACCATTGAAGTCGACAAAAATGCCCGAATAGTGTCTGCTGATATCATAACTCCGACTGCTATGTTCCTTCCCATGATGGAAGCTGATTTGCGAAGGATGTCGGAATCTCTTGTTTCGAGCGGCATCAGTGAGCCTAATGAAATCGGCAATAAATTGGAGACTATTGTCCGTGCTTATGATCCCTGTGTCTCTTGTAGTGTTCATGT